In Nostoc sp. CENA543, a single genomic region encodes these proteins:
- the psb28 gene encoding photosystem II reaction center protein Psb28, giving the protein MSSIPPSIQFFAGIYEELSNVSLRREVRTGKRIVMMQFEQLQALEGLNSFTKQSLNALLLTDEEGEINITPSSTRFIFGGDEGDELRGVECKFEVERDDHWERFMRFMHRYAEANGMEYGEKS; this is encoded by the coding sequence ATGTCTTCAATTCCCCCCTCAATTCAGTTTTTCGCAGGTATTTATGAAGAACTGAGTAACGTTAGTTTACGCCGGGAAGTGCGTACAGGTAAACGCATTGTGATGATGCAATTTGAGCAATTACAGGCTTTAGAAGGATTGAATAGCTTTACCAAACAATCATTAAATGCCTTACTGTTAACTGATGAAGAAGGTGAAATTAATATCACCCCCTCCTCAACTCGCTTCATTTTTGGGGGTGATGAAGGCGACGAACTGCGGGGAGTAGAGTGCAAATTTGAAGTTGAACGTGATGATCATTGGGAAAGATTCATGCGCTTTATGCACCGTTATGCTGAAGCTAACGGTATGGAATATGGCGAAAAATCTTAG
- a CDS encoding serine hydrolase has product MSELGNKRRTSSRRQPANRRQRSRTVSQGEVKKVKVPKQRPVDPGATVVTDSYNNVLPYPVNSKTRKPKPQGLVMPTAVKPIPTTTRQMPAPPKNAKVKTVRVQRQPLPMGRRVSKKTRLKPMARAFLYAIRLLIVGVGIGAIVGTVLSVLDPANRVPSTTPTASNNSGQVQPKPATTNPTPALSPSQEIPTLKNAVQELAAANPNLTPAVFLADLDTGGYVDLNADNSLPAASTIKVPILIAFFQDVDAGKIRLDEMLTIQQEMIVGGSGDFQYKPAGTQYPALEVATKMITVSDNTATNMLIARLGGIEAVNQRFQSWGLTSTVIRNPLPDLSGTNTTSPKELGNLLAMVSQGKLVTMRSRDQILDIMRRTQRDQLLPAGLDAGARAYHKTGDIGTLLADAGIIDTPTGKRYIAVVMVQRPNNDPRAEKLISSISRAAYQEFTQTPPTPSNTTNTIPSTGYQSPVINAPVTTIPSNTYQPPGMNAPATTIPTNVYQPPAVNQQYYPPR; this is encoded by the coding sequence GTGTCAGAGTTAGGTAACAAACGCAGAACTTCTTCACGACGACAACCCGCCAATCGTCGCCAGCGATCGCGTACAGTTTCTCAGGGGGAAGTTAAAAAAGTCAAAGTTCCCAAACAACGGCCTGTTGACCCTGGCGCAACGGTAGTGACAGACTCATATAATAATGTTTTGCCTTATCCCGTCAACTCCAAGACACGAAAGCCCAAACCACAAGGGTTAGTCATGCCTACGGCAGTCAAACCCATCCCCACCACAACTAGGCAGATGCCAGCACCGCCAAAAAATGCCAAAGTGAAGACGGTGCGAGTACAGAGACAGCCTTTACCAATGGGTAGACGAGTATCGAAAAAAACGCGGTTAAAACCAATGGCAAGAGCTTTTTTATATGCCATCCGTCTATTGATTGTGGGAGTTGGGATTGGTGCGATCGTCGGTACAGTCTTATCAGTGCTTGATCCGGCAAATCGTGTCCCTTCCACGACTCCAACCGCATCTAATAATAGTGGACAAGTCCAGCCAAAACCCGCTACAACTAACCCCACTCCTGCCTTGTCTCCGTCCCAAGAAATTCCCACTTTGAAAAATGCGGTACAAGAGTTAGCCGCAGCTAATCCTAATCTGACTCCGGCGGTGTTTTTAGCAGATTTAGATACTGGGGGATATGTCGATCTCAATGCTGATAACAGCTTGCCAGCCGCTAGCACCATTAAAGTCCCGATTTTAATTGCCTTTTTCCAAGACGTAGACGCTGGGAAAATCCGCCTAGATGAAATGCTAACCATACAACAGGAAATGATTGTTGGTGGTTCAGGGGATTTCCAATACAAACCAGCAGGTACCCAATATCCAGCTTTGGAAGTCGCTACTAAAATGATTACCGTCAGCGACAACACCGCCACCAATATGCTGATTGCTAGATTAGGGGGAATAGAAGCAGTTAATCAGCGTTTTCAAAGTTGGGGGTTAACTAGCACAGTTATTCGCAACCCACTACCAGATTTGTCAGGGACAAACACCACTAGTCCCAAGGAATTAGGCAATTTACTGGCAATGGTTAGTCAAGGTAAGTTAGTCACTATGCGATCGCGCGACCAAATCCTTGATATCATGCGCCGCACACAGCGAGATCAGCTTTTACCTGCTGGCTTAGATGCAGGTGCGCGCGCCTACCATAAAACAGGCGATATCGGTACTTTATTAGCCGACGCAGGTATAATTGACACCCCTACAGGCAAGCGTTATATTGCCGTCGTTATGGTACAACGTCCCAATAATGACCCCCGCGCCGAAAAACTTATCAGTTCAATTTCTCGCGCCGCTTACCAAGAATTTACCCAAACCCCACCCACACCAAGCAACACTACTAACACCATCCCCTCAACAGGCTATCAATCTCCTGTGATCAATGCACCAGTAACCACTATTCCTAGCAATACTTATCAACCTCCTGGAATGAATGCACCAGCAACCACCATCCCCACTAATGTTTATCAACCCCCGGCGGTAAATCAGCAATATTACCCACCTAGATAA
- a CDS encoding RNA methyltransferase translates to MNVGSTARVMKNFGLEHLVLVNPQCDRLSPEAMKMAVHAKEILEAAIVVDTLPQALQGCVSAIATTGRDRHCPFPLETPRTALPWLLEPTNQPAALIFGREDRGLTNEELNYAHRFVRIPSSPIYPSLNLASAVGICCYELAQPTQPQPTPAITSTELAPLELVEAFYQQLESFLLDIGYLYPHTANSRMEKFRQIYNRAHLTTNEVAMLRGLFRQAEWAINHPKSQNSPDP, encoded by the coding sequence ATGAACGTAGGTTCAACCGCCCGTGTAATGAAAAACTTTGGATTAGAGCATTTAGTATTAGTTAATCCCCAATGCGATCGCTTGTCTCCAGAAGCCATGAAAATGGCGGTTCATGCCAAAGAGATTTTAGAAGCCGCAATTGTAGTGGATACCCTACCACAAGCCTTGCAAGGATGTGTGAGTGCGATCGCCACCACCGGACGCGATCGCCATTGTCCCTTCCCCTTAGAAACCCCCAGAACCGCCTTACCGTGGCTATTAGAACCAACAAACCAACCCGCAGCTTTAATTTTTGGTAGGGAAGATCGAGGATTAACCAATGAAGAATTAAATTATGCCCACAGGTTTGTGCGTATTCCCAGCAGCCCTATTTATCCATCCTTGAACTTAGCGAGTGCTGTCGGTATTTGCTGCTACGAACTAGCACAACCAACACAACCACAACCAACACCTGCTATTACATCCACCGAACTAGCCCCCCTAGAGCTAGTGGAAGCATTTTATCAGCAATTAGAATCTTTTCTTTTAGATATTGGTTATTTATATCCCCACACAGCGAACAGCCGCATGGAAAAATTCCGCCAAATTTACAATCGCGCCCATCTGACAACCAATGAAGTAGCCATGCTACGTGGCTTGTTCAGACAAGCCGAATGGGCAATTAATCACCCAAAAAGCCAAAATAGCCCAGACCCCTGA
- a CDS encoding DUF928 domain-containing protein has translation MKFTKASLLMIACGLPLYYNCLPIAAFAVQKTQVQSTNPKPDGLISQGFKPPKRKGPPVSAGGATRGTVCIQGKQLVTPLTPANKWGLTLAQRPQFFWYLPVSSAKTAQFLLLSEADKKILYETTLSLPNRPGIVSYTLPENAPALEINKTYRWSLVLVCDSEDFSTNPRFESLVERVQPEASLSQKLANADAQKLPAIYAEAGIWYEALSAIAQQRYSNPRNVHSMLGWRQFLNSVGLNAIASQPLLDCCQAENSASK, from the coding sequence ATGAAATTTACTAAAGCATCTTTATTGATGATCGCCTGTGGTTTACCTTTGTATTACAATTGTCTCCCAATAGCTGCCTTCGCCGTCCAAAAGACACAGGTGCAATCTACAAATCCCAAACCAGATGGACTGATTAGCCAAGGTTTTAAGCCACCAAAACGCAAAGGCCCACCAGTGAGTGCTGGCGGTGCTACCCGTGGGACTGTCTGCATTCAGGGAAAACAACTCGTTACTCCCCTCACTCCCGCCAATAAATGGGGACTAACATTGGCTCAAAGACCGCAGTTTTTTTGGTATTTACCCGTAAGTTCAGCCAAAACGGCACAGTTCCTACTGCTTTCGGAAGCAGATAAAAAAATTCTATATGAGACTACTTTGAGCTTACCTAATCGGCCAGGAATTGTTAGCTATACTCTCCCTGAAAATGCACCCGCGTTAGAAATCAATAAAACCTATCGTTGGTCACTAGTGTTAGTGTGTGACTCGGAAGATTTTAGTACAAACCCCAGATTTGAGAGTTTGGTGGAACGTGTTCAACCGGAAGCGTCATTATCTCAAAAATTAGCGAACGCAGATGCTCAAAAACTACCTGCAATCTATGCAGAAGCGGGAATTTGGTATGAAGCATTAAGTGCGATCGCGCAACAGCGTTATAGTAACCCCCGAAATGTGCATTCTATGTTGGGTTGGCGGCAATTTTTAAACTCCGTCGGTTTAAATGCGATCGCTTCTCAACCTTTGCTGGATTGTTGTCAAGCTGAAAATTCAGCATCCAAATAA
- a CDS encoding CHASE2 domain-containing protein produces MGWKQFKPFIWRWRGIIFAVPRITVLVIILRLTGLLQALELTALDQFFLLRPAEPPDQRIVIVEINEADIHKFSKWPISDEELASILEKIKQQQPRAIGLDIYRDLPVEPGYEKLVKVFANTPNLIGVQKLSKSFDSATVDPPPELEKRQQVGSNDLPLDDDGRVRRSLLYVNFNEDDVIESFALKLALLYLKPEKITDKPAANNPNYLQLGKAIFPIFESNNGGYAWADDGGYQVILNYRGRIKQQFATISLSQVQNNQIPPNFMRGKVVLIGSTAESLKDLFYTPYTSKFFASPERMAGVTIHANSISQILSAALEGRTLIKTLPESVELLSILLWSIIGASLCWQQRHQINQRTLLLVSVIVGGGALVGGSFVAFLFGWWLPLIPSMLAWGGSAIAVTHYIAQSAGEMRQTLGRYLTDEVVANLLETPAGLKIGGERRQATLLFSDLRGFSAISEQLPPEKVVQILNLYLAAMTDIINKYHGTINEFMGDGIFIMFGVPISRYDDAQRAIACAVEMQLAMAQVNHQNQQMNLPKLEMGIGINTGEVVAGNIGSQKRAKYTVIGSHVNLAARIETYTVGGQILISENTYQDAQIELKIMGQLKIEPKGIKEVITIYDIAGIGGEYNLYLPEDNDLMVTLASPLTIEYTVLQGKQATGILLSGKFVTLSEKKALLKSTHPLEPLNNLKLRLVNAPDADIYAKVIQVADEHHFLIRFTNLPPQAIEIINSLLV; encoded by the coding sequence ATGGGCTGGAAACAATTTAAACCCTTTATCTGGCGATGGCGCGGGATAATTTTTGCTGTACCTAGAATTACAGTTCTGGTAATTATCTTACGTTTAACAGGACTGTTACAAGCATTAGAATTGACTGCACTAGACCAATTTTTTCTGCTGCGTCCAGCAGAACCACCAGATCAGCGAATTGTCATAGTAGAAATTAATGAAGCAGATATCCATAAATTTAGTAAATGGCCGATTTCTGATGAAGAGTTAGCTAGTATTCTAGAGAAAATTAAACAGCAACAACCTAGAGCCATCGGTCTAGATATATATCGCGATTTACCCGTAGAACCTGGTTATGAAAAATTAGTAAAAGTATTTGCTAATACTCCCAATTTGATTGGTGTGCAAAAACTTTCTAAAAGTTTCGATAGTGCCACGGTTGACCCACCGCCAGAACTCGAAAAACGCCAGCAAGTCGGCTCAAATGACTTACCTTTAGATGATGATGGTAGAGTCCGCAGAAGCTTGTTATATGTCAATTTCAATGAAGATGATGTAATCGAGAGCTTCGCTTTGAAGTTAGCCCTACTGTATTTAAAACCAGAAAAAATTACTGATAAACCTGCGGCTAATAATCCCAATTATTTACAGTTAGGTAAAGCAATTTTTCCAATTTTTGAATCTAATAATGGTGGTTACGCCTGGGCTGATGATGGGGGCTATCAAGTAATATTAAATTATCGAGGTCGCATCAAACAACAGTTCGCTACTATTTCTTTATCTCAAGTCCAAAATAATCAGATTCCTCCCAATTTCATGCGAGGAAAAGTAGTCTTAATTGGGTCAACGGCTGAAAGTCTTAAAGATTTATTTTACACACCTTACACAAGTAAATTTTTTGCGTCTCCTGAACGCATGGCGGGAGTGACAATTCATGCTAATTCAATTAGTCAAATTTTGAGTGCAGCTTTAGAAGGCCGGACATTAATTAAAACTCTACCAGAATCAGTAGAATTATTATCGATTTTATTGTGGTCAATTATTGGTGCTAGTTTATGTTGGCAACAACGCCATCAAATTAATCAAAGAACACTCTTATTAGTCAGCGTGATTGTTGGCGGTGGAGCGTTAGTTGGTGGGAGTTTTGTGGCGTTTTTATTTGGTTGGTGGCTACCACTTATCCCCTCTATGTTAGCTTGGGGCGGTTCAGCGATCGCAGTCACACACTACATTGCTCAAAGTGCTGGGGAAATGCGCCAAACTTTAGGACGCTATCTCACTGATGAAGTTGTCGCCAATTTATTAGAAACTCCGGCTGGTTTAAAAATCGGTGGTGAACGTCGTCAAGCCACATTACTATTTTCTGATTTACGTGGTTTCTCTGCCATTTCTGAACAATTGCCGCCGGAAAAAGTAGTCCAGATTCTCAATCTTTACTTGGCAGCAATGACAGATATTATTAATAAATATCATGGCACAATTAACGAATTTATGGGCGATGGAATTTTTATCATGTTTGGCGTGCCTATTAGTCGTTATGATGATGCTCAAAGAGCGATCGCTTGTGCAGTTGAGATGCAATTAGCAATGGCACAAGTCAATCACCAAAATCAGCAAATGAATTTACCAAAGCTAGAAATGGGAATTGGGATTAATACTGGTGAAGTGGTGGCTGGTAATATCGGTTCCCAAAAACGTGCCAAGTATACAGTCATCGGTAGTCATGTCAATTTAGCTGCTAGGATTGAAACCTATACAGTGGGAGGACAAATTTTAATTTCTGAAAATACCTATCAAGATGCTCAAATTGAACTTAAAATTATGGGACAATTAAAAATTGAACCCAAGGGAATTAAAGAAGTAATCACTATCTATGATATTGCCGGAATTGGCGGTGAATATAATTTATATTTACCAGAAGATAACGATTTGATGGTAACTTTAGCATCGCCATTAACCATAGAATACACTGTATTGCAAGGTAAACAAGCCACGGGCATATTATTATCAGGGAAATTTGTGACGCTTTCTGAGAAAAAAGCCTTACTCAAATCTACACATCCTCTCGAACCTTTAAATAATCTCAAACTCAGGCTAGTGAATGCCCCAGATGCAGATATTTACGCTAAAGTCATCCAAGTAGCTGATGAGCATCACTTTTTAATTAGGTTTACGAATCTTCCTCCACAAGCTATTGAAATCATTAACTCATTGCTTGTCTAA
- a CDS encoding ATP-binding sensor histidine kinase, producing the protein MITYSLSIAGFTVSEQLYFGSRTLVYRAVRKTDNLPVVIKLLKNPYPTFNELLQFRNQYTIAKHLHYPGIIKTYSLEPLQNGYVLVMEDFGGISLKDYFAKNHGAIFLEEFLEIAIALCQILDLLYRERIIHKDIKPSNLLINPETKQVKLIDFSIASLLPRETQTLVNPNVLEGTLAYISPEQTGRMNRGTDYRTDFYSLGVTFYELITGELPFQSNDAMELVHCHIAKTAPLVHEINPTIPSVISKIVSKLMAKNAENRYQSALGLKFDLEKCLTQLRETGAIEDFEIASRDVCDRFIIPDQLYGRDSEVQTLLEAFERVSQGATEMMLVAGFSGIGKTVVVNEVQKPIVRQRGYFIKGKYDQFQRNIPFSAFVQAFRDLMGQLLTETDVQLEQWKHKILDAVGENAQVIIEVIPELEKIIGTQPPAIELSGTAAQNRFNLLFQKFTQVFTTKQHPLVIFLDDLQWADSASLKLIQLLMADTGYLFIIGAYRDNEVNPGHSLMLTLSDIQKTQAQINTITLLPLSQHNLNKLVADTLRCTEELAWNLAVLIYQKTQGNPFFTTQLLKALYQDGLIHFDFELSCWQCDIAEVKAQTVTDDVVAFMSSQLQKLPPSTQQILQLAACIGNSFDLDTLAIVSEQTVIETSDALWKALQEGLVLPTSDYYKFYIGQATQELVQNNQENVRYKFLHDRVQQAAYLLIPEDKKLETHYQIGQLLLNYISPENQKENIFDIVNHLNIARELITTKSQRNQLAQLNLAAGEKAIAATAYSAATKYLHHGIKALDVDSWQSEYRLTLSLYESAIKAEYLNINFTHAQTLANLILERATSLIDRVKIYELQIQMYTAQSEMPKALDVGMLALELLGVDLNDAPASSVIHLPQLNTIESLPVMQDAHQIAVMRILMAIFPPAYTTKPELLSPIVLTMIDLSLKQGHTSLTAFAYVFYGILLCGFEKDLDKGYYSGLLALEVLDKFSARELECKVKNLFNVFIRPWKEPLIGTIETLGKASQIGFEMGDIEYASYATAHSCTYRFLVGETLTDLQHKQKIALEVLQPIKQDHSLGNAQIWQQLVSNLLGDVTEPRQLSGECFDETKLLPVYCAGNDRSLPFTAYLAKSILSYLLADYSTAVTSAIKAANYADAAIGVTVAIHNFYYSLSLLSQCIDLQVSENRCTSTINKNCQSLLEQVEINQKIMKVWVDHAQTNFEHKYTLVEAEKCRVLGRISEAIELYEQTISLAKANKYIQEEALANELAAKFYLDWGKQRIAQEYMIEAYYAYVRWGAKAKVTDLEKRYPQLLAPILQQSRSPVSTNETIFALGTVTSASSGTSSSSSISDSLDLKAILKASQTISGEIEFSQLLSSLLSIIIENAGADKCVLMLLQDNHLLIQGAITQIKQPVVLQSLAIENSQDIPQKLIYKVKHNQQTVVLLDANADPTLANDPYIIRQQPQSILCSPILHQGKLLGILYLENNLAKGAFTSDRIELLNLLCAQAAISLENARLYQRSQEYAQQLEQAFHNLQNAQLQIIQSEKMSALGNLVAGVAHEMNNPLGFISSSLKQAKPTFSDISEHLKLYQESFPDKSAEILDHESEIDLEYSLEDFPKMLDSMTIACDRLKNISTSLRTFSRADRDYKVPFNIHEGIDSTILILKHRLKANEQRPTIQVVTNYGNLPQVECFPGQLNQVFMNILANAIDALEDSNHGRSFEDIQANPNKITITTIMEQHLVRIAIADNGKGMSAEMIQKIFDHLFTTKAVGKGTGLGLSIAKQIVEEKHNGSLTVNSQLHQGTEFVINLPILDLDKQ; encoded by the coding sequence ATGATTACTTATTCACTTAGTATTGCAGGATTCACCGTTAGTGAGCAGTTGTATTTTGGTTCGAGAACTCTAGTTTACCGAGCGGTAAGAAAAACTGACAACTTACCTGTAGTAATTAAACTGCTGAAGAATCCTTATCCCACCTTTAACGAACTCTTGCAATTTCGCAATCAGTACACTATTGCTAAACATCTCCACTATCCCGGAATTATCAAAACCTATAGTCTCGAACCGTTACAAAATGGCTATGTATTAGTTATGGAAGACTTTGGGGGAATTTCTCTCAAGGATTATTTTGCCAAAAATCATGGTGCTATCTTTTTAGAAGAATTTCTAGAAATAGCGATCGCCCTTTGTCAAATATTAGATTTACTCTATCGAGAAAGGATTATTCATAAGGATATCAAACCCAGCAATCTATTAATTAACCCAGAAACCAAACAAGTTAAATTAATTGACTTTAGTATTGCATCTTTATTACCAAGAGAAACACAAACACTAGTTAATCCCAATGTCTTAGAAGGAACACTAGCTTATATTTCTCCAGAACAAACAGGGAGAATGAATAGAGGAACAGACTACCGTACAGATTTCTATTCTTTGGGTGTAACTTTTTATGAATTAATCACGGGAGAATTACCATTTCAATCTAATGATGCAATGGAATTAGTCCATTGCCATATTGCCAAAACAGCACCATTAGTTCATGAAATCAATCCTACTATCCCATCTGTCATCTCAAAAATCGTCAGCAAATTAATGGCGAAAAATGCCGAAAATAGATATCAGAGTGCATTGGGATTGAAATTTGATTTAGAAAAATGTCTAACTCAGTTAAGAGAAACTGGTGCAATAGAGGACTTTGAAATTGCTAGTAGGGATGTGTGCGATCGCTTCATTATTCCTGATCAACTCTATGGTAGAGACTCGGAAGTTCAAACCCTACTAGAAGCATTTGAGCGAGTCAGTCAGGGTGCAACAGAAATGATGCTAGTAGCAGGTTTTTCTGGAATTGGGAAAACAGTCGTTGTCAACGAAGTCCAAAAACCAATTGTCAGACAAAGAGGCTATTTTATCAAGGGTAAATATGACCAATTTCAACGCAATATTCCCTTCAGTGCTTTTGTACAAGCATTTCGTGATTTAATGGGACAATTGTTAACAGAAACTGATGTTCAATTAGAACAATGGAAACATAAAATATTAGATGCTGTTGGTGAAAATGCCCAGGTAATTATTGAAGTTATTCCCGAATTAGAAAAAATTATTGGCACGCAACCGCCAGCAATAGAATTATCAGGTACAGCCGCCCAAAATAGATTTAATTTATTATTTCAAAAGTTTACCCAAGTCTTTACAACCAAACAACATCCCTTAGTGATATTTCTTGATGATTTACAATGGGCAGACTCAGCATCCTTAAAATTAATACAGTTGTTAATGGCTGATACAGGTTATCTCTTCATCATTGGTGCATACCGGGATAACGAAGTAAATCCAGGACATTCATTAATGTTGACATTGAGTGACATACAAAAGACACAAGCCCAAATTAACACAATTACTTTACTACCACTCAGTCAACATAACCTCAATAAATTAGTCGCCGATACGCTCAGATGTACAGAAGAGTTGGCATGGAATCTTGCTGTTTTAATATATCAGAAAACTCAAGGCAATCCGTTTTTTACCACACAGTTACTCAAAGCCTTATATCAAGATGGACTGATTCACTTTGATTTTGAATTAAGCTGTTGGCAATGTGACATAGCTGAAGTAAAAGCGCAAACAGTTACAGATGATGTTGTAGCTTTTATGAGTTCACAATTGCAAAAATTACCACCATCAACTCAACAGATATTACAGTTGGCAGCTTGTATTGGTAACTCTTTTGATTTAGATACTTTAGCTATTGTTTCAGAGCAAACAGTTATCGAAACATCAGATGCTTTGTGGAAAGCATTGCAAGAAGGGTTAGTTTTACCCACTAGTGATTATTATAAGTTTTATATTGGGCAAGCAACTCAAGAATTAGTGCAGAACAATCAAGAGAACGTTAGATACAAATTTTTACATGATCGCGTTCAACAAGCTGCCTATTTACTAATTCCAGAAGACAAAAAACTGGAAACACATTACCAGATTGGACAATTATTATTAAATTATATATCCCCAGAAAACCAGAAAGAAAATATTTTTGATATTGTTAATCACTTGAATATAGCTAGAGAGCTAATTACTACAAAATCGCAAAGAAATCAATTAGCACAATTGAACCTTGCAGCCGGAGAAAAAGCCATTGCTGCAACAGCTTATAGTGCTGCTACTAAATATTTACATCATGGAATTAAGGCTCTAGATGTTGATAGCTGGCAAAGTGAGTATAGGCTGACATTATCTCTTTATGAATCTGCAATTAAGGCGGAATATCTTAATATTAACTTTACCCATGCCCAAACTTTAGCTAATTTGATTTTAGAACGCGCAACCAGCTTAATTGACCGCGTAAAAATTTATGAGTTGCAAATTCAAATGTATACGGCTCAGTCAGAAATGCCAAAAGCATTGGATGTGGGAATGTTGGCTTTGGAACTTCTAGGAGTCGATTTAAATGATGCTCCTGCATCTTCAGTCATTCACCTACCACAATTGAACACAATAGAATCATTGCCAGTGATGCAGGATGCCCATCAAATTGCTGTTATGCGTATACTTATGGCAATTTTTCCTCCAGCCTACACAACGAAACCAGAGCTACTATCACCAATTGTTTTGACAATGATTGATTTGAGCTTAAAACAAGGACACACATCGCTAACTGCCTTTGCCTATGTATTTTATGGCATATTACTATGTGGATTTGAAAAAGATTTAGATAAAGGATACTACTCTGGGTTACTTGCTTTAGAAGTATTAGATAAATTTTCCGCTAGAGAATTGGAATGTAAAGTCAAGAATTTGTTCAATGTTTTTATTCGGCCTTGGAAAGAACCTCTAATTGGCACTATAGAAACATTAGGGAAAGCTAGTCAAATTGGGTTTGAAATGGGCGATATTGAGTATGCTAGTTATGCAACTGCTCATAGCTGTACCTATCGGTTTCTTGTTGGAGAAACTTTAACGGATTTACAACACAAACAAAAGATTGCGCTGGAGGTTTTGCAGCCAATTAAACAAGATCATTCTCTGGGCAATGCTCAAATTTGGCAACAGCTAGTTTCTAATTTGTTGGGAGATGTGACTGAGCCAAGGCAATTGTCAGGTGAGTGTTTTGATGAAACTAAGCTTTTACCTGTTTATTGTGCCGGTAACGATCGCTCACTGCCGTTTACAGCATATTTAGCTAAATCTATTCTCAGCTATTTACTGGCAGATTACTCGACGGCGGTGACATCGGCAATCAAGGCAGCAAATTACGCTGATGCTGCTATTGGTGTAACTGTGGCAATTCACAACTTTTATTATTCTCTTTCGCTGTTATCCCAGTGCATTGATTTACAAGTATCTGAAAACAGATGCACATCAACCATCAATAAAAACTGTCAATCTCTGCTAGAGCAAGTAGAAATAAATCAAAAAATCATGAAAGTATGGGTTGATCATGCACAGACAAATTTTGAACATAAATACACTTTGGTGGAAGCAGAAAAATGTCGAGTCTTAGGACGAATTTCCGAAGCTATTGAGCTATATGAGCAGACAATTTCCCTAGCTAAAGCCAACAAATACATACAAGAAGAAGCACTAGCCAACGAACTAGCTGCAAAATTCTATCTTGATTGGGGCAAACAGCGCATAGCCCAAGAATACATGATTGAAGCTTACTATGCCTATGTCCGTTGGGGAGCAAAAGCTAAAGTCACAGACTTAGAAAAACGCTATCCTCAATTACTTGCACCCATATTACAGCAAAGCCGTTCGCCTGTTTCTACTAACGAAACTATCTTCGCCTTGGGGACTGTAACATCTGCTAGTTCGGGTACATCCAGCAGTAGCAGTATCTCAGATAGCCTAGATTTAAAGGCAATTCTCAAAGCATCTCAGACTATCTCCGGCGAAATTGAATTTTCCCAACTGCTTTCATCGTTGCTTTCCATCATCATCGAAAATGCTGGAGCCGATAAATGTGTGTTAATGCTGTTGCAAGATAATCATCTGCTAATTCAAGGTGCAATTACCCAAATCAAACAACCCGTTGTGTTGCAAAGTCTAGCCATTGAAAACAGCCAAGACATTCCCCAAAAGCTAATTTACAAAGTCAAGCACAATCAACAAACTGTGGTGCTACTGGATGCAAACGCAGATCCCACCTTAGCCAACGATCCATACATCATCCGCCAACAGCCTCAGAGTATTTTATGCAGTCCGATTCTGCACCAAGGTAAGTTGCTAGGTATTTTATATCTGGAAAATAATTTAGCAAAGGGTGCGTTTACGAGCGATCGCATCGAACTACTCAATTTACTTTGCGCTCAAGCTGCTATTTCTTTAGAAAATGCCCGACTTTATCAACGTTCTCAGGAATATGCTCAACAACTAGAACAGGCATTCCATAACTTGCAAAATGCCCAATTACAAATTATCCAAAGTGAGAAAATGTCCGCTTTGGGTAATTTAGTGGCTGGTGTGGCGCACGAAATGAATAATCCTTTGGGTTTTATTTCTTCCAGTCTCAAGCAAGCTAAACCAACTTTTAGCGACATTAGCGAACATTTGAAACTCTATCAAGAAAGTTTTCCTGATAAGAGTGCAGAAATCCTGGATCACGAGTCAGAAATTGATTTGGAATATAGCCTAGAAGACTTCCCTAAAATGCTTGATTCCATGACTATCGCTTGTGATAGGTTAAAAAATATTAGCACTTCTCTTCGTACCTTCTCTCGTGCCGACAGAGATTATAAAGTGCCATTTAATATTCATGAAGGTATTGATAGCACTATTCTTATTCTCAAACATCGTCTTAAGGCTAATGAACAACGCCCCACAATTCAAGTTGTCACTAACTACGGTAATTTACCACAAGTAGAATGTTTTCCTGGGCAGTTAAATCAGGTATTTATGAATATTTTGGCTAATGCAATTGATGCTTTAGAAGATTCAAACCACGGACGTAGTTTTGAAGATATTCAAGCCAATCCCAACAAGATTACTATTACTACGATCATGGAGCAGCATCTAGTGAGAATTGCCATTGCCGATAATGGTAAGGGCATGAGTGCAGAAATGATACAGAAAATATTTGACCATTTATTTACTACTAAAGCTGTCGGTAAAGGTACAGGCTTAGGATTATCTATAGCTAAACAAATCGTCGAAGAAAAACACAATGGTTCATTAACTGTTAATTCGCAACTCCATCAAGGAACTGAATTTGTAATTAATTTACCGATTCTGGACTTAGACAAGCAATGA